The proteins below are encoded in one region of Arenibacter algicola:
- a CDS encoding tetratricopeptide repeat protein — translation MIAILLKIKNSINKFTGFTGDNNNSFRNPIFILLCIFLLLTLLAAYSNHFQNGFHFDDSHTIEENKAITEVNATAFFKDVTTFSTLPSNRSYRPYTTLENAIDYKLGGGLDPLAFHIHIFVFFILTCAALCLFVKKLLDRLEFSQYNQFWGLLIAAAFGLLCANAETVNYIIQRSEIVAGFYVLLGFVAFLSGGKWRKWHLYLIFPFIGFFSKEMALVFSPLLFLYFLIFEEDVDLLRFYRATEFKKCIRSFVKVFPSFILTVAFLVFYFSMLPDTFAPGGVDRYNYLITQPLVMCHYILTYFIPYNLSADTDWVAFESIMDYRAILGIVGIGALIFLALKTSKKRETKLFSFGLLWFFISLLPSSSVLPFAEVLNDHRSFIPYMGLTIAFVFGSKYFLETYFPKIFTSKKGMSIISLFIIFFLFANAYGVHQRNKVWKDEISLWKDVTIKSPKNGRGHMNYGLALMAQGDYSNAEISFNNALEYVPYYSSIYTNMGILKNAIGDKESADKYFQKSLSLNDANHKTKYFYGRYLFQNNKFDEAIDQFKHVNQSVPNYLDTNDYIFKSYHKLKDWDNMKSFSNEVLANWPKDDTSKKYLDIALNKKSVLTVLEEEVSDSPSPEKYLNLSLQYFNEGNYEDCIRVAGKAVELNPEYADAYNNIGIGHFYLLNYDQAIEAYQKALELNPSYQLAKNNLANAEDKKKDLANATSSLSDKEASAYYINLSLEFYKKEKYQSCIAAARKSNAIIPNAIAYNNICSSFNQLKKYQKAIAACNEALKLDAGSKLAKGNLNYAEQQARNF, via the coding sequence ATGATTGCAATATTACTGAAAATTAAAAACTCGATAAACAAGTTTACCGGATTTACTGGCGATAACAACAACTCCTTTAGAAATCCGATATTTATACTACTTTGCATCTTTCTATTATTGACGCTCCTTGCGGCTTACTCCAATCATTTTCAAAATGGCTTTCATTTTGACGATAGCCATACCATAGAAGAGAACAAGGCCATTACCGAAGTAAACGCAACGGCATTTTTTAAGGATGTAACAACATTTAGTACACTCCCCAGCAATAGGTCCTACCGGCCCTACACCACTCTTGAAAATGCCATTGACTACAAACTTGGAGGTGGACTGGACCCACTTGCATTTCATATCCACATTTTTGTATTCTTTATTTTAACCTGTGCCGCACTTTGCCTTTTTGTTAAAAAACTACTGGATAGGTTGGAATTCTCCCAATACAACCAGTTTTGGGGCCTCCTGATAGCTGCCGCTTTCGGTTTATTATGTGCCAATGCAGAAACGGTCAACTATATTATTCAGCGATCGGAAATTGTAGCCGGCTTCTATGTGCTATTGGGGTTTGTTGCATTTTTGAGTGGCGGGAAATGGAGGAAATGGCATCTTTATCTTATTTTCCCATTTATAGGTTTCTTTTCCAAAGAAATGGCTTTGGTGTTTTCACCGCTGCTGTTCCTATATTTTTTAATTTTTGAAGAGGACGTAGATCTATTGCGGTTCTACCGGGCAACGGAATTTAAAAAATGTATCCGCTCCTTTGTTAAAGTGTTCCCGTCATTTATTCTTACCGTGGCCTTTTTGGTATTCTATTTCTCCATGCTTCCGGATACCTTTGCACCCGGAGGTGTTGATCGTTATAATTATTTGATTACCCAGCCCCTGGTCATGTGCCACTATATACTAACCTATTTTATTCCCTATAACCTATCTGCAGATACGGATTGGGTAGCTTTTGAATCTATTATGGATTACAGGGCCATTTTGGGCATTGTTGGAATAGGGGCATTGATTTTCTTAGCGTTAAAAACATCGAAAAAGAGGGAAACTAAATTATTTTCCTTTGGCCTACTCTGGTTCTTTATCTCTCTACTACCCTCTTCCTCCGTACTTCCCTTTGCAGAGGTGCTTAATGACCACCGAAGCTTTATCCCATATATGGGACTCACTATAGCTTTTGTTTTTGGTTCCAAATATTTTCTCGAAACATATTTTCCCAAAATATTCACCTCAAAAAAAGGTATGTCCATAATATCCCTGTTCATAATCTTTTTCCTGTTCGCCAATGCCTATGGCGTGCACCAGCGAAACAAAGTATGGAAAGATGAAATTAGTCTCTGGAAGGATGTAACCATAAAAAGTCCAAAAAATGGTCGCGGACATATGAATTATGGCCTAGCTCTAATGGCCCAAGGCGATTATAGCAATGCCGAAATATCGTTTAACAATGCCTTGGAATATGTTCCATATTACTCCAGTATTTACACTAATATGGGTATCCTGAAAAATGCCATAGGGGATAAGGAAAGTGCAGATAAATATTTCCAAAAATCCTTATCCCTTAATGATGCAAACCATAAAACCAAATACTTCTATGGTCGATATTTATTTCAAAACAATAAATTTGATGAGGCTATAGACCAATTTAAACACGTAAACCAAAGTGTTCCCAATTATCTTGACACAAACGACTATATCTTCAAATCCTATCATAAACTTAAGGATTGGGACAATATGAAAAGCTTTAGCAATGAAGTTTTGGCCAACTGGCCAAAAGATGACACTTCAAAAAAATATTTGGATATTGCCTTGAACAAAAAATCAGTATTGACAGTTTTGGAAGAAGAGGTCTCCGATTCTCCCAGCCCAGAAAAATACCTAAATTTGAGTTTGCAATATTTTAATGAAGGTAACTACGAAGATTGTATCCGAGTAGCAGGGAAAGCAGTGGAATTAAATCCGGAATACGCCGATGCCTACAACAATATAGGTATAGGCCATTTTTATCTCTTGAACTATGACCAGGCCATTGAAGCCTACCAAAAAGCACTTGAATTGAACCCGTCCTATCAATTGGCGAAAAACAATTTGGCAAATGCCGAGGACAAAAAGAAAGATTTGGCCAACGCTACTTCAAGTTTATCGGATAAGGAAGCATCTGCTTATTATATAAATCTTAGTCTTGAATTTTACAAAAAGGAAAAATATCAAAGCTGTATAGCCGCAGCAAGGAAGTCGAACGCAATTATACCCAATGCCATTGCTTATAACAACATTTGTTCTTCCTTCAACCAACTCAAAAAATATCAGAAGGCAATAGCCGCATGTAATGAAGCGTTAAAACTAGACGCTGGTTCCAAGTTGGCCAAAGGCAATCTAAATTACGCCGAACAACAGGCCAGGAACTTTTAG
- a CDS encoding methyltransferase domain-containing protein codes for MIPCPICNHPKTKLKYQLKFNVHQCTNCGFQFCPDATFNKSLVSDLNEETREKALINLRKENFQHIIASIKKNKEIKSKGLEVGPGYGWFLEVCRDHGISCLGIEPETRFNEHYQKEGLQVKNGFFPQDLQEESHFDFIAYNDVLEHLPDLKGIMEANYGLLNPEGLLIVNLPQQSGLIYFISKMAYLFGVKSLMDRMWQFNFHSPHLSYFTKPTLIKLALDNNFEAVESFPLKTINLSEISDRIEQDNQQGTLAKIATKIGVFLLFPFLQIFPDTRCFIFRKR; via the coding sequence ATGATTCCCTGTCCAATCTGTAACCACCCCAAAACCAAATTAAAATACCAGCTTAAATTTAATGTGCATCAATGTACTAATTGCGGTTTTCAATTTTGTCCCGATGCCACTTTCAACAAAAGTTTGGTTTCTGATTTAAATGAAGAAACCCGTGAAAAAGCACTTATCAATTTAAGGAAAGAGAATTTCCAACATATCATAGCCTCCATTAAGAAAAACAAGGAAATTAAATCCAAGGGGCTCGAGGTAGGTCCGGGATATGGTTGGTTTTTGGAGGTCTGCAGGGACCATGGGATTAGTTGCTTGGGCATTGAACCGGAAACCCGCTTCAATGAACACTACCAAAAGGAAGGCTTGCAAGTAAAGAATGGTTTTTTTCCACAAGATCTACAAGAAGAATCACATTTTGATTTTATTGCCTATAATGATGTTTTGGAACACCTGCCCGATCTTAAGGGAATTATGGAAGCCAATTACGGTTTACTTAATCCGGAAGGACTATTGATCGTTAATTTACCTCAACAAAGTGGTTTAATATATTTCATTTCCAAAATGGCTTATCTATTCGGGGTAAAATCCTTAATGGATAGAATGTGGCAATTTAATTTTCACAGCCCACATTTGAGTTACTTTACCAAACCAACCTTGATTAAATTGGCCCTGGACAACAATTTTGAAGCAGTTGAATCATTTCCTTTAAAAACCATTAATTTATCTGAAATATCAGATAGGATAGAACAGGATAACCAACAAGGAACTCTGGCGAAAATAGCAACTAAAATTGGAGTGTTTCTTTTGTTTCCATTTTTACAAATTTTCCCGGACACCCGTTGTTTTATATTTAGAAAAAGGTAA
- a CDS encoding urocanate hydratase: MTEENFKAQILQGIPKEMPNKKDYPNNANRAPKRKDILSLDEKKLAIRNALRYFPSDWHQILGREFAQELNTLGRIYMYRFKPDYPLYARPIDHYPAKSKQAASIMLMIQNNLDPQVAQHPEELITYGGNGAVFQNWAQYLLTMQYLANMTNEQTLHIYSGHPMGLFPSSKEAPRVVVTNGMMIPNYSKQDDWEKYNALGVTQYGQMTAGSYMYIGPQGIVHGTTITVLNAFRKVLQKEESAKGKIFLTSGLGGMSGAQPKAGNIAGCITICAEVNKAAAQKRHQQGWVDELLEDLEQLVERARMAIQQKEVVSLAYIGNIVDVWEKFYQENIFIHLGSDQTSLHNPWSGGYYPVGLSFEESNQLMRTNPEAFKQKVQASLRRQVTAINKHTAKGTYFFDYGNAFLLEASRAGAQIMAENGLEFRYPSYVQDILGPMCFDYGFGPFRWVCTSGDPMDLQKTDDIALQTLEEIKINAPSEIQQQIEDNIKWIREALSNKMVVGSQARILYADAEGRAKIAMAFNNAIKSGEISAPIVLGRDHHDVGGTDSPFRETSNIYDGSKYTADMAIHNVIGDSFRGATWVSIHNGGGIGWGEVINGGFGLVLDGSDDAAERLKNMLFYDVNNGISRRSWARNKEALFAIKREMARTPELKVTLPNIVEDELLDILFP, translated from the coding sequence ATGACGGAAGAAAATTTTAAAGCTCAAATACTCCAAGGCATTCCAAAGGAAATGCCCAATAAAAAAGACTATCCCAATAATGCAAATAGAGCCCCAAAACGCAAGGATATACTATCCTTAGATGAGAAAAAATTGGCCATACGCAATGCCTTGCGCTATTTTCCATCCGATTGGCACCAAATCCTTGGAAGAGAATTTGCCCAAGAATTAAATACTTTGGGCAGAATCTATATGTATCGCTTTAAGCCGGATTACCCTCTATATGCAAGACCAATTGATCATTATCCCGCAAAAAGTAAACAGGCGGCCAGTATAATGCTGATGATACAAAACAATTTAGACCCCCAGGTAGCACAACATCCAGAAGAACTAATAACCTATGGGGGCAATGGTGCCGTATTTCAGAATTGGGCACAGTATCTTTTGACCATGCAGTACCTGGCGAATATGACCAACGAACAAACCCTGCACATATATTCAGGGCATCCCATGGGGCTATTTCCCTCTTCAAAAGAGGCTCCAAGAGTGGTGGTCACCAATGGGATGATGATTCCCAACTATTCCAAACAGGATGATTGGGAGAAGTATAATGCCCTAGGTGTTACCCAATACGGACAAATGACGGCAGGATCCTATATGTATATTGGGCCACAAGGCATAGTTCATGGCACCACGATTACTGTTTTGAACGCCTTTAGAAAAGTCCTACAAAAAGAGGAATCCGCTAAAGGAAAAATATTTCTCACTTCCGGCTTAGGGGGTATGAGTGGAGCCCAGCCCAAGGCGGGAAATATTGCCGGCTGTATTACCATATGTGCAGAGGTAAACAAGGCTGCTGCTCAGAAAAGACATCAACAAGGCTGGGTAGATGAGCTTTTGGAAGATTTGGAACAATTGGTAGAGCGGGCCAGAATGGCAATACAACAAAAGGAAGTTGTCTCCTTGGCCTATATTGGAAATATAGTGGATGTATGGGAAAAGTTCTACCAGGAAAATATATTCATCCATTTGGGTTCCGACCAGACCTCCCTTCACAACCCATGGTCAGGGGGCTATTATCCTGTAGGCCTTTCTTTTGAAGAATCCAATCAGCTTATGAGGACCAATCCAGAAGCTTTTAAACAAAAAGTACAGGCTTCGTTAAGAAGACAGGTAACCGCTATTAACAAACATACGGCCAAAGGCACCTATTTTTTTGATTATGGCAATGCCTTTTTATTGGAGGCATCCAGAGCAGGAGCCCAAATAATGGCTGAAAATGGTCTGGAATTTAGATATCCATCTTACGTTCAGGATATTTTAGGCCCAATGTGTTTTGATTATGGATTTGGACCCTTTAGATGGGTATGCACCTCGGGAGACCCAATGGATTTGCAAAAAACGGATGATATTGCACTCCAAACTTTAGAAGAAATTAAGATTAACGCACCCTCTGAGATCCAACAGCAAATAGAGGACAATATAAAGTGGATCAGGGAAGCTTTATCCAACAAAATGGTAGTAGGCTCACAGGCCCGCATCCTATATGCGGATGCTGAAGGAAGGGCCAAAATTGCTATGGCCTTCAACAATGCCATTAAATCCGGAGAAATCAGTGCACCCATTGTTTTGGGACGGGATCACCATGACGTGGGCGGTACAGACTCGCCCTTTAGGGAAACGAGCAATATTTATGATGGCAGCAAGTATACTGCAGACATGGCCATCCACAATGTAATTGGAGATAGCTTTAGGGGCGCCACTTGGGTATCCATTCACAACGGTGGAGGTATAGGTTGGGGAGAAGTCATCAACGGTGGTTTCGGTTTAGTGTTGGATGGTTCAGACGATGCCGCTGAACGTCTAAAAAACATGTTGTTTTATGATGTAAATAATGGAATATCTAGAAGAAGTTGGGCCAGAAACAAAGAAGCCTTGTTTGCAATAAAACGGGAAATGGCCCGAACACCGGAATTAAAGGTTACCTTGCCAAATATAGTTGAGGATGAATTACTGGATATTTTGTTTCCATAA